A genomic stretch from Candidatus Nitrososphaera gargensis Ga9.2 includes:
- a CDS encoding NADH-quinone oxidoreductase subunit D, protein MTLSIGPQHPGSGHFRFTVKVDGDYIIYCDPDPGYVHRGEEKMCEYRNVIQNIPHLERPVIHDSTNITYAYSLAVEELVGIEVPRRGQYIRAIASELNRQVYTLYWLAIYGIFLGHSTMFMWPTGDRELFIDLLEALTGARVTHAFNIPGGVRNDMPDGFKDRCLRQVRYFQKRLKEYEDIFYNMPLFRQRTEGVAVLSKEDAAKLGVTGSVLRASGVPYDIRKAEPYDIYNEIDFKVQYMKTGDCFARSYVPFLDMQESCHIIEQLLDKMPQSGEVRAKLQPNPKGPPGEAYRRVESGRGALGYYVVSDGTPKPYRVKISVGSFRNMLALPYLLVGQRLADMPAVYWSLNYWPVEADR, encoded by the coding sequence ATGACCCTGAGCATTGGCCCCCAGCATCCCGGCTCCGGCCACTTTCGATTTACAGTCAAGGTCGACGGCGACTACATCATCTACTGCGATCCCGACCCCGGCTACGTCCACCGCGGGGAGGAAAAGATGTGCGAATATCGAAACGTGATCCAGAATATTCCTCATCTGGAAAGGCCTGTAATCCATGACTCTACAAACATCACCTACGCTTACAGCCTTGCAGTTGAAGAGCTGGTGGGGATAGAGGTCCCACGGCGAGGCCAGTACATAAGGGCGATTGCGTCAGAGCTCAACCGCCAGGTCTACACGCTCTACTGGCTTGCCATCTATGGCATTTTCCTAGGCCACTCGACTATGTTCATGTGGCCGACAGGTGACAGAGAGCTCTTTATCGACCTCCTTGAAGCACTCACGGGCGCAAGGGTGACGCACGCCTTCAACATCCCTGGCGGCGTCAGAAACGACATGCCCGACGGCTTTAAGGACAGGTGCCTGAGGCAGGTAAGGTACTTCCAAAAGCGCCTCAAGGAATACGAGGACATTTTCTACAACATGCCGCTCTTTAGGCAGAGGACTGAAGGTGTGGCCGTGCTGTCAAAGGAAGACGCGGCAAAGCTCGGTGTCACTGGCTCTGTCCTGCGAGCATCAGGCGTCCCGTATGACATACGCAAGGCCGAGCCATATGACATTTACAACGAGATCGACTTTAAGGTCCAGTACATGAAGACTGGCGATTGCTTTGCAAGGTCGTACGTCCCGTTCCTAGACATGCAGGAATCGTGCCATATAATCGAGCAGTTGTTGGACAAGATGCCGCAGTCCGGCGAGGTCCGCGCCAAGCTCCAGCCAAACCCGAAAGGGCCGCCAGGCGAGGCTTACAGGCGGGTCGAATCGGGTAGGGGAGCGCTCGGCTACTATGTTGTAAGCGATGGCACGCCCAAGCCATACCGGGTCAAGATATCTGTGGGCTCGTTCCGCAACATGCTTGCGCTACCGTACCTGTTGGTCGGGCAAAGGCTTGCAGACATGCCTGCTGTGTATTGGTCTCTCAACTACTGGCCGGTGGAGGCTGACAGGTAG
- a CDS encoding complex I subunit 1/NuoH family protein, which yields MATYPQNFRFGEFVGSLIWLIFWILIIVALVGLPLLFIVLFYVPLPPLGDEVLTPYLFLTMIVDPSRTIPIIEHLMTTDLFRVALFPGFTYAALIAAVTIFVERKFLAKMQLRVGPLYAGKIEGIFQLIADGLKLIAKEIIVPSGADKPMFWIAPIAFVSTAAAVVALIPAAPGYVVADIDVGLLAVFAILGFFPLIALLFSWASNSKYPFIGGLRALHQMIAFEIPFILSALSVVILSGTLNLTGIVESQIQSYWFIFFLPISAFVFYISSLAELERIPFDLPEAESEIVAGWLTETSGMIYGLIQLGSYVKTYALAALFVVLFLGGWAGPMVFPPEVETPIINIAPLYDQQAANATLWFTLKTFGMILLMLLPRGISPRIRIDILLHTGWYKLIVLAFINMFVALALIYGGILGPGGLLVR from the coding sequence ATGGCGACCTACCCACAGAACTTCCGCTTTGGAGAATTTGTCGGCAGCCTGATCTGGCTCATATTCTGGATACTCATCATAGTCGCACTTGTAGGGCTCCCGCTCTTGTTCATAGTCCTGTTCTATGTGCCGCTCCCTCCACTAGGAGACGAGGTCCTGACGCCGTACCTGTTCCTGACGATGATAGTGGACCCGTCGCGCACGATACCGATAATCGAGCACCTGATGACGACCGACCTGTTCAGGGTGGCCCTGTTTCCCGGGTTCACCTATGCAGCCTTGATAGCGGCCGTGACGATATTCGTAGAGCGCAAGTTCTTGGCAAAGATGCAACTGCGCGTCGGCCCGCTTTACGCCGGCAAGATAGAGGGCATATTCCAGTTAATTGCAGACGGCCTGAAGCTGATAGCCAAGGAGATAATCGTACCTTCCGGCGCAGACAAACCCATGTTCTGGATAGCGCCAATAGCGTTCGTCTCGACTGCCGCTGCGGTGGTCGCACTCATACCTGCAGCTCCAGGATATGTTGTTGCAGACATTGATGTCGGCCTGCTGGCAGTCTTTGCAATACTCGGGTTCTTCCCGCTCATCGCGCTTCTCTTCTCCTGGGCAAGCAACAGCAAGTACCCCTTCATTGGTGGCCTGCGTGCGCTGCACCAGATGATCGCCTTTGAAATCCCATTCATCCTGTCCGCATTATCGGTTGTCATACTGTCTGGCACGCTCAACCTGACTGGCATCGTCGAGTCCCAGATCCAGTCGTACTGGTTCATCTTTTTCCTGCCGATAAGCGCCTTTGTGTTCTACATTTCCTCGCTTGCAGAGCTTGAAAGGATCCCGTTCGATCTGCCAGAGGCAGAGTCTGAAATCGTCGCCGGCTGGCTCACAGAGACATCAGGCATGATATATGGCCTAATCCAGCTTGGGTCGTACGTTAAGACGTATGCGCTGGCCGCACTATTCGTGGTGCTGTTCCTTGGTGGCTGGGCCGGCCCGATGGTCTTCCCACCTGAGGTCGAGACTCCGATCATAAACATTGCACCGCTTTATGACCAGCAGGCAGCCAACGCTACTCTATGGTTCACGCTCAAGACGTTTGGCATGATACTGCTTATGCTCTTGCCCAGAGGCATCAGCCCAAGAATCAGGATAGACATCCTGCTCCATACTGGCTGGTACAAGCTGATCGTGCTTGCGTTCATCAACATGTTCGTAGCCCTTGCACTAATATATGGCGGCATACTTGGTCCGGGAGGTCTGCTAGTTAGATGA
- a CDS encoding NADH-quinone oxidoreductase subunit I, which produces MTSAGGFIKAIESGSKHLVIKRFTFRYPEQKLKFVGDGYQFDPKRGVGIAGYRGRHILMHDKCTGCQLCAIACEGIAEAIGMVKVDESWKQNKKGIMPQIDYGKCVFCGLCVDACPFYALFMTNDYELSAFTKEHLIYTPAQLAIKPKYQGDVEIVIDDRGATHG; this is translated from the coding sequence ATGACATCGGCGGGCGGCTTCATCAAAGCTATCGAGTCGGGCTCAAAGCACTTGGTCATCAAGCGCTTCACGTTCCGCTACCCAGAACAAAAATTAAAGTTCGTAGGCGACGGCTACCAGTTCGATCCAAAGAGGGGTGTCGGCATCGCCGGCTACCGTGGCCGCCATATATTGATGCACGATAAGTGCACAGGCTGCCAGCTGTGCGCAATAGCCTGCGAAGGCATCGCAGAGGCGATAGGCATGGTCAAAGTAGACGAGTCGTGGAAGCAGAACAAGAAGGGCATCATGCCACAGATTGACTATGGCAAGTGCGTCTTTTGCGGCTTGTGCGTTGACGCGTGCCCGTTCTATGCGCTCTTTATGACAAATGACTACGAGCTGTCTGCGTTTACAAAGGAGCACTTGATCTACACACCAGCCCAGCTTGCGATAAAGCCAAAGTACCAGGGCGATGTTGAGATAGTGATAGACGACAGGGGGGCCACACATGGCTGA
- a CDS encoding NADH-quinone oxidoreductase subunit J family protein, translating into MADPVFIAVAVLTVGTAIIALEARELIYGAVALAISMLGIAGFFLLLDAPFVAMFQIAVYVGAVAVLIIFTVMLVRTQALFTTKEDKKRKGAGIALMLIIMASLGALLLISGLNGQFGNFGGPQNVDFTQIGELMLTYYAPALIILGLTLAGSVIAALALARREDVEQQHERAD; encoded by the coding sequence ATGGCTGATCCTGTCTTTATCGCAGTAGCAGTTCTCACCGTTGGCACGGCCATAATCGCGCTTGAAGCGCGCGAGCTTATCTATGGCGCGGTGGCCCTTGCGATCTCGATGCTTGGCATCGCCGGCTTTTTCCTACTACTGGACGCGCCGTTCGTGGCGATGTTCCAGATCGCAGTCTACGTCGGAGCGGTGGCTGTGCTCATCATATTCACAGTCATGTTGGTGAGGACTCAGGCCCTTTTCACCACAAAGGAAGACAAAAAGAGGAAGGGCGCCGGCATTGCGCTGATGCTTATCATCATGGCAAGCCTCGGGGCGCTATTGCTTATATCCGGGCTCAACGGCCAGTTTGGGAACTTTGGCGGCCCGCAGAATGTAGACTTTACCCAGATAGGCGAGCTGATGCTGACATACTATGCGCCAGCACTCATCATATTGGGGTTGACCCTTGCAGGGTCTGTGATTGCGGCGCTTGCACTTGCGCGCAGAGAGGACGTGGAGCAACAACATGAGCGAGCTGATTGA
- the nuoK gene encoding NADH-quinone oxidoreductase subunit NuoK — MSELIDFLIVALALVAIGIYGLVVKRNAIRMLFSIEIIANAANLVLVAFARGLPNAQGQTFALFSIAIAAAEVAVGLGLIIVAYRLYKEIDVAEFRSMRG, encoded by the coding sequence ATGAGCGAGCTGATTGATTTCCTCATAGTGGCGCTGGCGCTTGTTGCCATTGGCATCTACGGGCTCGTTGTCAAGCGCAACGCGATTAGGATGCTCTTTTCGATAGAAATCATTGCCAATGCTGCAAACCTGGTGCTCGTCGCATTTGCCAGGGGACTGCCAAACGCGCAGGGGCAGACGTTTGCGCTCTTTTCAATAGCCATCGCGGCGGCAGAGGTGGCTGTGGGGCTTGGGCTTATCATCGTGGCGTACAGGTTGTACAAGGAGATAGATGTCGCAGAATTTAGGAGCATGCGGGGTTAG
- a CDS encoding complex I subunit 4 family protein, with protein MAESYFLLAATFIPLLLAPVAYGIGRKAGVNAATWFSFGILAVSTALLLIPAIGIYNGQQQTYVESYVWGQFGNFGLRLDGLSLPFALIIYILCTVLALYSKPYMVHKVSEDLPEHKAGHNGDSNGPVASAGNDHSSHGSSPNISSSQQLTVLETDQRVKNQIALYFSLYLAFSMGMLGTVLATNLIEFYVFFELMLVPSFFLVAFYGYGARRRIALMFFFWTHVGAVVLLLGLLAMGFFAGGFDFDTIRANAGNIPAQWLPLIVFALVIGLGVKLAAFLVHIWLPYAHAEAPTPISALLSPAMIGIGAYGLLRLWMELLGGTGAYEQYSLYINMWGLATMIYGGAMALMQDDIKKVLAYSSISQMGYILFGLGAESVLGITGGTLMYVTHGLGKAILFMMAGSIILQTGTRSMTKLGGLAGKMPYTAVLAMIGALTIIGIPPTSGFMGEWILFNGMLQTAATDMDPLRTTMFGLGILATVLSSAYILWMFKRIFFGKIPEELAHVKDSNRYITVTMAVFAAMTLIIGVYPDLFLAPIDDYINGMFEGNSEVLPVPVHIEESENSGESVVVAPPEAATAGGEGGH; from the coding sequence ATGGCAGAGTCATATTTCCTGTTGGCAGCGACCTTCATACCCCTCCTTCTTGCGCCGGTGGCTTATGGCATTGGCAGGAAGGCAGGTGTAAACGCCGCGACCTGGTTCTCTTTTGGCATACTTGCAGTATCGACGGCCCTTTTGCTCATCCCGGCGATCGGGATCTACAACGGCCAGCAGCAAACATACGTCGAGAGCTACGTGTGGGGACAGTTTGGCAACTTTGGCCTTCGCCTTGACGGGCTGAGCCTGCCCTTTGCACTTATTATCTATATACTGTGCACCGTACTTGCGCTCTACTCAAAGCCTTACATGGTCCACAAGGTGTCAGAAGACCTGCCAGAGCACAAGGCCGGGCACAACGGCGACAGCAACGGTCCTGTTGCATCAGCTGGGAACGACCACAGCTCGCACGGCAGCAGCCCCAACATCTCCAGCTCTCAACAGCTAACCGTGCTTGAAACCGACCAGCGTGTCAAGAACCAGATTGCGCTCTACTTTTCGCTCTACCTTGCGTTCTCGATGGGCATGCTGGGCACGGTTCTGGCGACAAACCTGATCGAGTTTTACGTGTTCTTTGAACTCATGCTCGTCCCGTCGTTCTTCTTGGTTGCGTTCTATGGCTATGGTGCAAGGCGCAGAATAGCTCTCATGTTCTTCTTCTGGACTCATGTCGGCGCAGTCGTGCTTCTGCTCGGTCTTTTGGCCATGGGATTCTTTGCAGGCGGCTTTGACTTTGACACCATAAGGGCTAACGCGGGCAACATCCCGGCGCAGTGGCTGCCGCTTATTGTGTTTGCGCTTGTTATCGGCCTCGGAGTAAAGTTGGCTGCGTTTCTGGTCCACATCTGGCTCCCATATGCCCACGCAGAGGCCCCGACACCCATTTCGGCGCTCCTGTCTCCCGCCATGATCGGCATCGGCGCGTACGGCCTTTTGCGACTGTGGATGGAGCTTCTAGGCGGCACGGGCGCCTATGAGCAGTACAGCCTCTACATCAACATGTGGGGCCTTGCCACCATGATATACGGCGGCGCAATGGCGCTGATGCAGGACGATATTAAGAAGGTTCTCGCTTACTCTAGCATCAGCCAGATGGGCTACATCCTGTTTGGGCTGGGAGCTGAAAGCGTGCTTGGCATAACCGGCGGCACGCTGATGTACGTGACGCACGGCCTTGGCAAGGCTATCCTCTTCATGATGGCCGGCTCAATTATCCTGCAGACCGGCACAAGGAGCATGACCAAGCTGGGTGGGCTGGCAGGCAAGATGCCCTACACTGCGGTGCTTGCAATGATCGGCGCGCTTACAATAATCGGGATACCGCCCACGAGCGGCTTTATGGGCGAATGGATACTGTTCAACGGCATGCTCCAGACGGCGGCTACTGACATGGACCCGCTCAGGACTACGATGTTTGGGCTGGGCATACTTGCGACCGTGCTGTCGTCTGCCTACATCCTGTGGATGTTCAAGCGCATATTCTTTGGCAAGATCCCTGAAGAGCTTGCACACGTCAAGGACTCAAACCGCTACATCACTGTGACCATGGCGGTGTTTGCAGCAATGACGCTTATCATCGGCGTATATCCTGACCTGTTCCTGGCTCCAATTGATGACTATATCAACGGCATGTTTGAAGGCAATTCGGAAGTGCTGCCTGTTCCAGTGCATATAGAGGAGAGTGAGAACAGTGGCGAGAGCGTTGTCGTTGCTCCTCCAGAAGCCGCCACTGCTGGAGGGGAAGGAGGACATTAG
- a CDS encoding NADH-quinone oxidoreductase subunit 5 family protein gives MAVVGFEGIAINAWLVWILPFVGAAIIAAVARAGHRIRDYTAVAFALASAISAATLIPLALEGSEVHSQIPWISSLGLKAGILADPLAIVMTNLVAWISFLIMVYSTGYMHGDKDLTRYWFFMLFFIGSMQLIVLSDNLLMVFFGWEGVGLASYALIGFWYHDRKKDFVGREGHVAGGIPMWASPTHAGMKAFLMTRAGDTMMLAGMFLIFMHAGTFGFKELVEDPSWAFAMSQQNLLVPAAVLLFGGAIGKSAQFPLNEWLLEAMTGPTAVSALIHAATMVKAGVFLVARIGPLFFALATIGAFSVERFFEVVAWVGAITAFLLATQALVNPEIKKVLAYSTGSQIGYMMMGLGIAGLSLNFVDGYTAGFFHLMSHAMFKASLFMGAGAILHTVGSRFMTDMGGLKKHMRKTYIFMLLASLSLAGAPLFTSGFWSKDAIFAAVLDSGYAYSWPLFTIAVVVAIMTAFYTFRMIGMAFFGRGSKHVEEMEHHGHLHEVGRSMWVPFAILAVASIAIGVVGFAFEAQIHHLFAVYLEESFGIHGEEEHTEEVTIPIAPEGDRTFLGLHPLAAAASVGAFAIGGALGYVFYIGRKADPQVISRSIVTRAIWKFLYNRWYLNTALYWGGVVGPLAIYRIVWRYFESTIIDGMNPALQHSMAYMSRVVKGGQTGITQTYLFVFAVGILIIVMLLLL, from the coding sequence ATGGCTGTTGTAGGCTTTGAAGGAATCGCAATAAACGCATGGCTTGTGTGGATACTCCCGTTCGTGGGAGCCGCTATAATCGCGGCGGTAGCCCGTGCAGGACACAGGATCAGAGACTATACTGCAGTTGCATTTGCGCTTGCAAGCGCGATTTCAGCGGCAACCTTGATCCCGCTTGCACTAGAGGGTTCTGAAGTGCACAGCCAGATCCCGTGGATCTCTTCGCTTGGCCTCAAGGCTGGCATCCTTGCAGACCCGCTTGCGATCGTCATGACCAACCTCGTGGCGTGGATCTCGTTCCTAATTATGGTATACTCGACCGGCTACATGCACGGCGACAAGGATCTCACGCGCTACTGGTTCTTCATGCTCTTCTTCATAGGCTCGATGCAACTGATCGTCCTGTCTGACAACCTGCTCATGGTGTTCTTTGGATGGGAGGGAGTGGGCCTTGCCTCCTATGCGCTCATTGGGTTCTGGTACCACGACAGGAAGAAGGACTTTGTCGGCAGAGAAGGACACGTCGCCGGAGGCATCCCAATGTGGGCCTCGCCTACCCATGCAGGCATGAAGGCGTTCCTCATGACCCGCGCAGGGGACACCATGATGCTCGCCGGCATGTTCCTCATATTCATGCATGCAGGCACCTTTGGGTTCAAAGAGCTGGTGGAAGACCCGTCATGGGCCTTTGCAATGTCACAGCAGAACCTGCTCGTGCCGGCAGCTGTCCTGCTCTTTGGTGGCGCGATAGGCAAGTCTGCACAGTTCCCGCTTAACGAATGGTTGCTTGAGGCCATGACCGGCCCCACAGCGGTCTCGGCGCTCATACACGCCGCAACGATGGTCAAGGCCGGTGTGTTTCTAGTGGCGCGCATTGGGCCGCTGTTCTTTGCGCTTGCAACCATAGGCGCATTCAGCGTCGAGCGGTTCTTTGAAGTGGTGGCGTGGGTGGGAGCCATAACCGCGTTCCTGCTCGCAACGCAGGCGCTTGTCAACCCGGAGATAAAGAAGGTGCTTGCGTATTCCACAGGCTCGCAGATAGGATACATGATGATGGGTCTTGGCATTGCAGGTCTTTCGCTCAACTTTGTGGACGGCTACACTGCCGGGTTCTTTCACCTGATGAGCCATGCAATGTTCAAGGCGTCGCTCTTCATGGGAGCCGGCGCCATACTGCACACAGTAGGTTCCCGTTTCATGACCGATATGGGCGGGCTGAAGAAGCACATGAGGAAAACCTACATCTTTATGCTTCTTGCAAGCCTCTCGCTTGCAGGTGCTCCTCTGTTCACCTCTGGCTTTTGGAGCAAGGACGCGATCTTTGCTGCCGTCCTCGATTCCGGCTATGCGTATTCGTGGCCACTCTTTACAATAGCAGTGGTGGTCGCGATCATGACTGCGTTCTACACCTTCAGGATGATAGGGATGGCATTCTTTGGCAGGGGAAGCAAGCATGTGGAGGAGATGGAGCACCATGGGCACCTGCACGAAGTAGGGCGCAGCATGTGGGTGCCGTTTGCCATTCTTGCAGTCGCGTCGATAGCGATAGGCGTCGTCGGCTTTGCGTTTGAAGCGCAGATCCACCACCTGTTCGCCGTGTACCTCGAAGAGTCGTTTGGTATCCACGGCGAAGAGGAGCACACCGAAGAGGTAACCATCCCTATCGCGCCAGAAGGCGACAGGACCTTCCTTGGGCTTCATCCACTTGCAGCAGCCGCGTCGGTGGGCGCATTTGCGATAGGTGGCGCGCTGGGCTATGTGTTCTACATCGGCAGGAAGGCAGACCCACAGGTCATATCAAGGAGCATCGTCACAAGGGCCATCTGGAAGTTCCTCTATAACAGGTGGTACCTCAACACCGCGCTTTACTGGGGCGGCGTGGTAGGACCCTTGGCGATATACCGCATTGTCTGGAGATATTTTGAAAGCACCATAATCGATGGCATGAACCCTGCCCTTCAGCACTCGATGGCATATATGTCCCGAGTAGTAAAGGGCGGCCAGACCGGAATCACGCAGACATATCTGTTTGTCTTTGCAGTGGGCATCCTGATAATCGTGATGCTCCTCTTGTTGTAG
- a CDS encoding NADH-quinone oxidoreductase subunit N, with protein MVDLFSTPILVTVILGVVGLAIPAIDAARREKGKDRNKVYSAIAFGALALAIGIVIFRIFSGEVLPAVAFSQEVLVDDMFGSFFAIALLLVSIMVTASSWNYYKGKSNPAAYYSLILLSSIGMVIIAYSTDLVMLLVAWELMSLPTYALAGFTKRDPISNEAAIKYFMFGALSSALIVLAIGLVYGITGTTNIGDSIRAMANLDADLVPVGLLAVALFIAGFGFKMGLVPFHMWLPDAYEGSPTTIGALLAAGTKKAGFAAALRVIVLGMFALNLDWTLTLAVVAVFTMTLGNLGALIQKSVPRILAYSSIAQAGYIMIGIALAPYSDQALSGSLFHIINHAVMKSAGFIAAAAVATALASYSLEKYRGLGRRMPITAIALSISLLALAGVPPLNGFWSKLVLFGAGINSGPLVEWGPWLAIAGVLNSALSLGYYAWIMRKMYMEEGPDMSKVKEPRAMVAVLVFAMVFMVGFGIWHAPLLDFASRAIPDLTSSITQASFMSGSN; from the coding sequence ATGGTTGACCTCTTCTCGACACCAATACTCGTGACGGTAATATTGGGCGTGGTAGGCCTTGCCATCCCTGCCATCGACGCCGCAAGGCGCGAAAAGGGCAAGGACAGGAACAAGGTCTACAGCGCAATCGCGTTTGGCGCGCTCGCTCTTGCAATAGGCATCGTCATCTTCCGCATATTCTCCGGCGAGGTCCTGCCGGCGGTGGCGTTCTCTCAAGAGGTGCTGGTCGACGACATGTTCGGCTCGTTCTTTGCAATCGCGCTCTTGCTCGTGTCCATAATGGTCACCGCGTCATCATGGAACTATTACAAGGGTAAGTCAAACCCTGCTGCCTACTACTCGCTTATCCTGCTGTCAAGCATCGGCATGGTGATAATCGCCTATTCGACAGACCTTGTCATGCTGCTTGTCGCGTGGGAGCTGATGTCGCTTCCAACATATGCGCTGGCAGGCTTTACGAAGCGCGACCCGATCTCCAACGAAGCCGCGATAAAGTACTTTATGTTCGGCGCGCTGTCATCGGCACTCATTGTCCTTGCGATCGGCCTAGTCTATGGCATCACGGGCACGACCAACATCGGCGACTCGATAAGGGCGATGGCCAACCTCGATGCAGACCTCGTGCCTGTCGGCCTGCTTGCAGTCGCGCTGTTCATCGCCGGCTTTGGCTTCAAGATGGGCCTCGTGCCGTTCCACATGTGGCTGCCAGACGCCTATGAAGGCTCTCCAACTACCATCGGAGCTCTGCTGGCTGCAGGCACCAAGAAGGCCGGCTTTGCCGCCGCGCTCCGCGTCATTGTGCTTGGCATGTTTGCACTCAACCTTGACTGGACTCTCACCTTGGCTGTAGTTGCAGTGTTTACCATGACTCTTGGCAACCTTGGCGCTCTGATTCAAAAGAGCGTGCCAAGGATACTTGCCTATTCCAGCATTGCGCAGGCAGGCTACATCATGATAGGCATCGCGCTTGCCCCATATTCGGATCAGGCGCTCTCCGGCTCGCTATTTCACATAATCAACCACGCGGTCATGAAGTCTGCAGGATTCATCGCAGCAGCAGCGGTAGCTACCGCGCTTGCCAGCTATAGCCTTGAAAAGTACCGCGGCCTTGGTAGGCGTATGCCGATAACTGCGATCGCGCTTTCAATATCGCTGCTTGCCTTGGCAGGTGTGCCTCCGCTCAACGGATTCTGGAGCAAGCTGGTGCTCTTTGGGGCAGGGATTAACTCTGGGCCGCTTGTGGAATGGGGGCCGTGGCTTGCAATAGCCGGCGTTCTCAACAGCGCGCTGTCGCTTGGCTACTATGCGTGGATAATGAGAAAGATGTACATGGAAGAAGGGCCTGACATGAGCAAGGTAAAGGAACCAAGGGCCATGGTCGCCGTTCTGGTGTTTGCAATGGTCTTCATGGTGGGCTTTGGCATCTGGCACGCCCCGCTGCTCGACTTTGCGTCAAGAGCTATACCTGACCTGACGTCAAGCATCACGCAGGCATCGTTCATGTCCGGTAGCAACTAG
- a CDS encoding polyprenyl synthetase family protein, producing the protein MIEQFADHIARIEDALKRELDLYSWSEFHAPLRYACDGGKRIRPLILVLSAECINSKKPGADAYLAASAIELLHTESIIHDDIIDEENQRRGKPSFHVKYGYNSSILTADFVLGIILNIGSKLKDARIVNELSNAATRMSEGEMMEIRLNKSPDINEDDYIKVLEYKTASLFEASAKVGAMIAGGSEDQIHAMSSFGNLLGIAYQIHDDLIDWNNENRLFNMLVRKNGKSKELVDQMDKLYQSYAAKAKNELRKIPAENEAKRHLEHLTDLASVQF; encoded by the coding sequence TTGATCGAACAGTTTGCCGACCACATCGCAAGAATTGAAGATGCATTAAAGCGCGAGCTTGACCTGTATTCTTGGTCCGAGTTCCATGCTCCCCTGCGCTACGCCTGCGACGGCGGCAAGCGCATCAGGCCGCTGATACTCGTGCTTTCTGCCGAGTGCATCAATTCCAAAAAGCCCGGCGCCGACGCGTACCTTGCAGCCTCTGCGATCGAGCTCCTGCACACCGAGTCGATTATCCACGATGACATAATCGACGAGGAGAACCAGCGACGCGGCAAGCCCTCGTTCCACGTCAAGTACGGCTACAACAGCAGCATCCTCACCGCCGACTTTGTGCTTGGCATCATACTCAACATTGGGTCAAAGCTGAAGGACGCCCGAATCGTCAACGAGCTGTCCAACGCGGCCACTAGGATGAGCGAGGGCGAAATGATGGAGATAAGGCTCAACAAGTCTCCGGACATCAACGAGGACGACTACATCAAGGTGCTTGAATACAAGACCGCTTCGCTCTTTGAGGCCTCTGCAAAGGTGGGAGCGATGATTGCCGGCGGAAGCGAAGACCAGATCCATGCCATGTCGTCGTTTGGCAACCTGCTTGGCATCGCCTACCAGATTCACGACGACCTCATAGACTGGAACAACGAAAACCGCCTGTTCAACATGCTTGTAAGAAAGAACGGCAAGTCTAAGGAGCTGGTCGACCAGATGGACAAGCTCTACCAGTCGTATGCAGCAAAGGCAAAGAACGAGCTCCGCAAGATTCCTGCAGAAAACGAGGCCAAGCGCCACCTGGAGCACCTGACGGACTTGGCGTCGGTGCAGTTCTAG
- a CDS encoding TenA family transcriptional regulator — MNIVQKIDSEIERRSLLKHSFYQMWSEGKLTIDHLRGYSLEYFQLVKAVPKFVESIAAKAMDNKDIASNAREEAEHIEPWVRFAGALGVPRSDLVDYAGAAKTDAAVAKMMTLANASFEEAVAAMYAYEMELPKISRSKIDGLKKFYGMSSGDATKYFEIHEEADVRHARVWREILDKIPAEKQEAAFAAAVESLKAQNMLLDSVQERYVGSSRMNC, encoded by the coding sequence ATGAACATTGTCCAGAAGATCGATTCAGAAATTGAAAGGCGCAGCCTGTTAAAACATTCCTTCTACCAGATGTGGTCAGAGGGCAAATTGACGATCGATCATCTTCGGGGATATTCACTGGAATATTTCCAGCTGGTCAAGGCGGTCCCCAAGTTTGTGGAAAGCATTGCAGCAAAGGCCATGGACAATAAAGATATCGCCAGCAACGCGAGGGAAGAGGCCGAGCACATCGAGCCGTGGGTGAGGTTCGCTGGCGCTCTGGGCGTCCCAAGGAGCGACCTTGTCGATTATGCTGGCGCAGCCAAGACTGACGCGGCGGTTGCCAAGATGATGACGCTTGCAAACGCTTCATTTGAAGAGGCGGTGGCGGCAATGTACGCCTACGAGATGGAGCTTCCAAAGATAAGCAGGAGCAAGATCGACGGGTTGAAGAAGTTCTACGGGATGAGCAGCGGGGACGCGACGAAATACTTCGAGATACACGAAGAGGCAGATGTCCGACACGCACGGGTATGGAGGGAAATACTGGACAAAATCCCGGCAGAAAAGCAGGAGGCAGCGTTTGCCGCCGCAGTCGAGTCTCTGAAAGCACAGAACATGCTGCTGGACTCGGTGCAGGAAAGGTACGTCGGCAGCAGCAGGATGAACTGCTAA